In Motilibacter aurantiacus, the genomic stretch CAGGGGTGGACGGCCAGCCCGGGAGCGGCGGGGGCCTCCGGCATCGTCGACGTGCGCCGCATGCCGAGCGGCTCGAGGATCTCCGCGCGCACGCAGCCGGCCCACGAGCGGCCGCGCAGCCCCTCGACGACGCGCCCCAGCACGCCGTACCCGAGGTTGGAGTAGTGGAAGCGCGTCCCGGCCGCGTGCTTGACGTCGTGGGCAGCCGTGGCGGCGGCGAGCGCCTCCCAGTCGCCGCCCGCGGTGCGCTCCCACCACAGGCCCGGCGACTCGGCGGTGATGCCGCTCGTGTGGGCCAGCAGCTGGGCCACCGTCCGCTGCCCGAACGGGGTCCCCGGCGCGAGCCGCTCGACCGGGTCGTCGAGGCGGAGCAGGCCCTCGTCGCGCAAGCGCATGACGAGCACCGCGGTGAGCGTCTTGGTGATCGAGCCGATGCGGTACTGCACGTCGGCGTCCGGCCGCGAGCCGTCGACGACGCCGCGCCCGGCCGACCAGGTGAGCTCCCCGTCCTGCACCACGCCGGCGGTCAGCGACGGGACGCGGCCCTCGGCCTGGGCGCGGGCGGCACGGGCGAGCAGGCGGGCCTCGACATCGGGACGCATGGTCGGACAGGCTATTGCTCGTGGGGTACGGGGGCGCGGGCAGCGTGCGCCGGACGAGCTCGCTGCCGCTGGCCCCCCGGCCCGGCCCCGGCCCGTGATCGAGGGGCGCGGCCCGGGGCTCGCCGTCACGATCACTGCCTGACACGATGCGCTCATGGACGAGCGCGAGTTCGACGTCATCGTGGTCGGGGCGGGGCCGGTCGGGGAGGTGGCGGCCGGGCGGATGACCGCCGGAGGCCTCTCGGTGGCCGTGATCGAGGCCGAGCTCGCGGGGGGTGAGTGCTCCTACTGGGCGTGCATGCCGAGCAAGGCGCTGCTGCGCCCGGTCGAGCTGGTCGAGGCCGCCAAGCGCATCCAGGGCGTCCGCGGCGCCGAGGTCGACCCGGCGGCGGTGCTCGCGCGCCGGGACAAGGTCGTCAAGCGCACCGCTGACGGCGGGCACGACGACTCCGGCCAGACCGAGTGGGTGCGGTCCATCTGCGCCGAGTTCTACCGCGGCCGGGGGCGGCTGGCCGGGGAGAAGCGCGTCGAGGTGCTCGTGGACGGCTCGGCCGCCCACACGCTCACGGCGCGGCACGCAGTGGTGCTCGCCACGGGCAGCAGGCCCACCGTCCCGCCGGTCCCCGGGTTGCGCGAGGCGAGCCCGTGGGGCAGCCGCGAGGTCACGAACGTGGACGCGGTGCCGGGCCGCGTCGTGATCCTCGGCGGCGGCGTCGTCGGCTGCGAGTCCGCCGCGATGCTCGCGGGGCTGGGCTCGGCGGTCACGCTCGTCTCCCGCGGCGGGCTGCTCGACCGCAACGAGCCCTGGGCCGGGGAGCTGGTGGCGGACGGGCTGCGCGCACAGGGCGTGGACGTACGCACCGGGCTTCAGGTGTCGGAGGTGTCGCGGTCCGGCGACGGGACGGTCACGGTGACGGCCGGGGACGAGACGTTCGTCGCCGACCAGATCGTGTCCGCCCTGGGCCGGCGCCCCGCCACCGAGGGCATCGGGCTCGAGTCCGTCGGGCTGGACGCCTCGAAGGCCATCGAGGTCGACGACTCGCTGCGCTCCACCAGCCTGCCCTGGCTGTACGCGGTGGGCGACGTCAACGGCCGCAACCTGCTGACGCACATGGGCAAGTACCAGGCCCGCGCCTGCGGGGACGTCGTCGTCGCCCGCGCGAAGGGCGAGCCCGACGACGGCGCCAAGCTCACGGCGTACGCGGACCACGAGAAGACGCCACAAGTCGTCTTCACCGATCCGCAGGTCGCAAGTGTGGGGCTGACGGAGAAGGCGGCGCGCGAGCAGGGCTACGACGTGCGCGTCGTGGAGTACGACCTGGGCTGGGTCGCGGGCGCGTCCCTGGTCGCCGACGACTACAAGGGCAAGGCGTCGATGGTCGTCGACGAGAAGCGCCGCGTCCCGCTGGGGTTCACCTTCGTCGGGCAGGACGTCGCGGAGCTGCTCCACGGGGCCACCGTCGCGGTGACCGCCGAGGTGCCGCTGGAGACGCTGTGGCACGCGGTGGCCAGTTACCCCACCGTGAGCGAGGTCTACCTGCGGCTGCTGGAGGCCTACGGCCTCTGACCTCCGCTCCCCCCGCTGGACGGGGGCGCGGGGGGCCCGGTGTGGTGGCGGCCGGCTAGCGCCAGGTGCCGTCGGGCGCGAGCTCCCCGCCGTACCAGTGCTCGATGAGGCGCCGCGCGATGGAGACGCCGGGCGGCAGCAGGATCTCCCCCGACGCGGTCGCGGCGGCGAGCTCGTCGCGCGACACCCAGACGGCCTCGGCGATCTCGTGGCCGTCGACGCGCAGCTCCGTCGTCGTCGCGCGCCCCGAGAAGCCGAGCATGAGCGAGGCGGGGAAGGGCCACGCCTGGCTGCCGAGGTAGGTCACGTCGCCGACGACGACGCCCACCTCCTCGGCCACCTCGCGGCGCACGGCGGCTTCGATCGACTCCCCCGGCTCCACGAAGCCGGCGAGCGTGCTGAAGCGCTTCTCCGGCCACCGCGGCTGGCGGCCCAGCAGCAGCCGGTCGTCCGGGTCGGTGACCGCCATGATGACCGCGGGGTCCGTCCGCGGGTAGTGCTCGCTGCCGTCCGCGGTGCAGCGGCGCACGTGCCCGCCGGACACGATCTCGGTGGGGGCGCCGCAGCGCGGGCAGTGCGTGTGGCGGGCGTGCCAGTGGCCGAGGGCGACGGCGTTGACCGCGAGCCCGACGTCGCGCGCGCTCAGCAGCGAGCCGACGTCCCGCAGCGAGGCCAGGCGCAGCCCGTCGTCGTCGGGGTCCACCCGGCCGGGGCGGGGCAGCGTGGCGAAGTAGCCCACGCCGTCGTCGTCGAGCCCGAGGAACACCCGGCCGGCGCAGTCCTCGTCGGACGGCGCCTCGAGGGCGAGCGCGGGCGGGTCCCCGACCACGGGGAAGAGCCCCTCCTCGCGCAACCGCAGCACGCGGGTTCGCGAATCGGACCACAGCCTTGCCAGCTCGGCCTCAGCGGTGCGCACCCACGCCGAGCGGTCGACCGCCGCCCGGGACAGCGCCAGCTCCCCGAGTGTCATGCGCGCAGCGCCCCGGGCAGCGTCTCCCAGAGGTACGCCGCGGCCTCGGCGCCCTTGAGGAGCATCGGCACGTCGGCGTTCTCGTCCGGCGCGTGCCAGCCGGAGTCCGGGAGCGCGGTGCCGAGGAAGACCACCGGCGCCCCCAGGATGTCCTGCAGGTCGGCCTCCGGCCCCGAGCCGCCCTCGCGGGTCACGAGCACCTCCTGGCCGAACGCCCGCCCCA encodes the following:
- the nudC gene encoding NAD(+) diphosphatase, yielding MTLGELALSRAAVDRSAWVRTAEAELARLWSDSRTRVLRLREEGLFPVVGDPPALALEAPSDEDCAGRVFLGLDDDGVGYFATLPRPGRVDPDDDGLRLASLRDVGSLLSARDVGLAVNAVALGHWHARHTHCPRCGAPTEIVSGGHVRRCTADGSEHYPRTDPAVIMAVTDPDDRLLLGRQPRWPEKRFSTLAGFVEPGESIEAAVRREVAEEVGVVVGDVTYLGSQAWPFPASLMLGFSGRATTTELRVDGHEIAEAVWVSRDELAAATASGEILLPPGVSIARRLIEHWYGGELAPDGTWR
- a CDS encoding dihydrolipoyl dehydrogenase family protein, which produces MDEREFDVIVVGAGPVGEVAAGRMTAGGLSVAVIEAELAGGECSYWACMPSKALLRPVELVEAAKRIQGVRGAEVDPAAVLARRDKVVKRTADGGHDDSGQTEWVRSICAEFYRGRGRLAGEKRVEVLVDGSAAHTLTARHAVVLATGSRPTVPPVPGLREASPWGSREVTNVDAVPGRVVILGGGVVGCESAAMLAGLGSAVTLVSRGGLLDRNEPWAGELVADGLRAQGVDVRTGLQVSEVSRSGDGTVTVTAGDETFVADQIVSALGRRPATEGIGLESVGLDASKAIEVDDSLRSTSLPWLYAVGDVNGRNLLTHMGKYQARACGDVVVARAKGEPDDGAKLTAYADHEKTPQVVFTDPQVASVGLTEKAAREQGYDVRVVEYDLGWVAGASLVADDYKGKASMVVDEKRRVPLGFTFVGQDVAELLHGATVAVTAEVPLETLWHAVASYPTVSEVYLRLLEAYGL